A segment of the Corynebacterium liangguodongii genome:
GCCGCCACCCAGGTGGGGCCGGATGCCAGCAGCGTGAACTTCTCCTGGCGGACGAGCTTTAGCGGCCCCGAGGTCGTGCGCATCTACCCCGACGGCAGCCCGGAGCGCGCGATCGAGGTGCCCGGGCGCGAGGTAGACTTCGGGGCTATCGCCTACCGCTCCCGGTTTGCCGAGGTCACCGGGTTGGAGCCCGGGGTTGCCTACAGCTACCAGATCGGGTCCGAGGCGGGCGGGTGGAGCGCCCCCGAGACGGTCACCATCGACGACGGGGACGATCATTGGCGCTTCGTCGCCGTGACCGACGCGCAGATCGGAGTCGGCGCGCGGATTAGCGAGCAGGCGCGCACGTGGCGTGAAACCGCCGCGCGCGCCGCGGAGCAGGCCCCCGACGCGTCCCTCTTCGTCAGCCTCGGCGACCAGGTCGAGGGCTGGGGCGACCTGATCGGCACCCTCGGCCAGTACAACGCCTACTTCTCCGCCCCGCAGCTGCGCCGCTACCGCTTCGCGGCCATCGAGGGCAACCACGAGACGTACCCCTCTAGCCTGGCCACCCGCCACTTTAAGGAGCACTGGGACCTGCCCAACGAGCAGGGCGATACCTCGAACTACTTCTTCGAACAGAACAACGCGCTGTTTATCGCCTTGAACTCCAACCGCAAGGATGACGCCGGCCTGGCCGAGCAGGCCCAGTTCGTGCGCGAAGCCGCCTCCGCCCACGGCAGCGACAAGGACTGGGTGATCGTGCTGAACCACTTCGCCTTCCACTCCCACGGCGGGCGCTACACCGACGAGGACATCGTGCGCAT
Coding sequences within it:
- a CDS encoding purple acid phosphatase family protein, which gives rise to MRSASSASPVSSVLSAATVLVLALVLGAEAPADAAPGSSSSSSSPSDTSSGPVFRAATQVGPDASSVNFSWRTSFSGPEVVRIYPDGSPERAIEVPGREVDFGAIAYRSRFAEVTGLEPGVAYSYQIGSEAGGWSAPETVTIDDGDDHWRFVAVTDAQIGVGARISEQARTWRETAARAAEQAPDASLFVSLGDQVEGWGDLIGTLGQYNAYFSAPQLRRYRFAAIEGNHETYPSSLATRHFKEHWDLPNEQGDTSNYFFEQNNALFIALNSNRKDDAGLAEQAQFVREAASAHGSDKDWVIVLNHFAFHSHGGRYTDEDIVRMRETLSPVFSEVGVDLVLNGHDHMYNRSHLMNGLSPRVPNAPAAPGDVLEKEDGEVLYLTFNTAGGGKYYDFEGNDGKEYPGMTLEQAREAGLNQPTIALWNQDYTPDYSVVEVDGDALNVRSYNTFDGSLVDDVTLSHSAVDAPGDGQPEAPTGGSSEAAAGIGIAAAVIGAIGIVAALVGNLPQLAERFGITL